The nucleotide sequence AAGTGTATATGATATGTGCTCTAATGTATTGTAGTTATATCTAATGAActtttaagtatatatagtgTGTGTCATAGTGTAATGTAGTTATAACTAAGTAACCATCTAGTGTATATAGTGTGCGGTATAGTGTATTGTAGCTATAACTAACTTAATCTTCAAATGTATATGATGTGTGCTCTAGTGTATTGTAGTTATATCTAATGAACTTTTAAGTATATATGGTGTGTTTCATAGTGTATTGTAGTTATAACTAAGTAACCATCAAGTGTATATGATGTATGTTTTAGTCCATTTCAGTTATACCTAATTAGCCTTCAAGTGTATATGATGTGTGTTCTTATGTATTGCAATTATAACTTACTGTGTGTTATAGTGATTTGTTGTTATAACTAAGTACCATCGAGTATATATTGTGTGTATTATAGTGTATTGCAGAACAAAGAACGACGTTGGCACCATGACCAGGTTACCTCTGAAATCGCGTTCACTTGCTTTTTCAGACGTGAAATGAATCATTCTATTTTTGTTAATTGGCAGGAATAATTCACGATGCTCGAGCACAGGCATTTCCACGATCATCAATGGAATGCAATCACCGGGTCCATCGGCTCAAACAACTGAATATCCCAAAGCCATCACAGAGCGCCTGCaatattagaatttataatCCTTAATTTATTAGATCTGTGAAGGATCTAAAAGTTTAGCATCATCTTATTTTGTCGATCCTAAAGGATTAGCAAAGCACTAACGATCGTTGATGGTTTACTGAAAGAGAGAGCAGAAGCTGCTTGTGATTCAATATGGAGAGTATTTGGTTCACATTCTTATTGATTTTCTTCGTTTCTGGTTCACGTGGATCTAAAGACCCAATAGTTGTCAGACTTGTTGAAAGAGATTCTGTGATCTTGAAATGTAATGGATCTGCGACAAGAGGAAACAAATGGTTTATTGACGATCGAGTCATCTTTgcaaatgaaataatttttgaTTCTTTAGCGGGTGTCAGCTTATCGAATGACTACTCATTGTCAATATCAGACGTTACATTCAATCACCAAGGATTGTATAAATGCTATCGTAACAATATCCATGTTGTGAGCTACCAAGTGACAATAGTAGGTAAGTAATGTAACAATATTTGTACTGCcatgttttaaatatatatatatatatatatatatatatatatatatatatatatatatatatatatatatatatgaaaatcgtaatgagttggaaaatcaagaagagtgaaaaaactttcagcctccaccgggattcgaaccacgggccttccaatctgtacgcggacaccctaaccactaggctatggacgctgattgtatgtccagaggttcgaaaccggtaaggaaggtcgtagttccactgtaggcgtttgtcacatgtatcgaacaatactatagttctgtttttggtgacatattttgccttacccttgagatcaaacatgatcctgaccaactcgaaatcatttgtgattcctaaagcggGATCTCGGGAGAtactttgaatatatatatatatatatatatatatatatatatatatatatatatatatatatatatatatatatatataattgtatatatatatatatatatatatatatatatatatatatatatatataatttttttttgtagtattaGGCTATATTATCTGTCAGTGTTgcaataattcaaaataaacataaactGTGAAGTAAGATTTCTTAAGAGATCTATTTCAAATAGATCCAAATAATGTAACTCATGGCGTGACGATTTTAAAGCATGTACCCTAAAATTACATGACATTAGAACGAAGCTGCAATTGGAGAGCAAATGTATCAATAAAATAGCGGCCACTTATCACAGTATTTGTGGTTATCTTACAATTTATTGAGAATTATAGAGCTGTATAAACAAGAAATACAAATAATAGACCACACTTCAGTCTTGCTTTCATGTTAGAATTatctttatgtatgtatgtatgtatgtatgtatgtatgtatgtatgtatgtatgtatgtatgtatgtatgtatgtatgtatgtatgtatgtatgtatgtatgtatgtatgtatgtatgtatgtatgtatgtatgtatgtatgtatgtatgtatgtatgtatgtatgtatgtatgtatgtatgtatgtatgtatgtatgtatgtatgtatgtatgtgtgtgtgtgtatgcgtgtatgtatgtatgtatgtatgtatgtatgtatgtgtgtatgtatgtatgtattttagatcctcatgcaagcaggaactcgcgaagaagccttatTGGCCTAttaaagccacaagctgaccaaagtcagtctcttacattcatgtttaacgtccatgattatgaatgtCGAgagtcaacaactctgtaactagacgtcatacattaatcttggagcgaatcgaaccggggacctgGAATTGTGTAATTATTCATTGTTGTCATTTATTGTTGTATgttgtgttcatattttgtcatAAGTAATTACTTATTACCTGATTTATTGATTGAGTGCGCGTAAATGTTCCTATTTAATTTATAGATCACTAACATATCCCTTTCAAAGTTCTcgctacccctcccctccctcgcGAAGGGCTAAGTAACTTagtgttaaagcagcattttgcgttgggtcacTTTTCACCACCTTTTTatcatgtgcatcgatttttttacatgtatcaatcataaaacagcaaactaagataccatccaagtttcaccctaccaagagcgttaattagcgagtaattaacgatttatgtcgataatgagaagagtgtcctcgacaaattccacagttaaaattaatcgcatacaattccgccaaacccactagtttgaatgcaaccaatcagagatgcaggtttagttatgagccattgctaaaaatagattcaagaccgTTGCGTTGGTACAGCCACatgaaccagggagttgttatgcaactccctggtacagtataactgccatatagactgtacacaaatcaagcgtggtgttacaTTACGTATTTGTCAATGaagttcgtagtgtttaaatattcatattatgggcgaggtttattgggttcccaacggaaaatatcttggagaacaacaaagttgaaagttgcaaatttttcgacttttatgccaccatttgaagtagaatataaatagattagctagttatgtatgtcgttatggcaaagtggaatcagtgaggttgagaaaaatcatggaaaaggacgcaaaatgctgctttaatataaTCTTTTGAGGGCAGGGCAAATGAAAGTTCCTGAACAGATGTATTTAACATGATGTCCGACTATTTATAATAgttgaaacaaatattattgCAGTCTTAAAATATCTTACATTATTATCTTTCTCCAGTGATTCCAGAGCTTATATTGTCATTTGATCAACGCACGGACGGCAAACCGACACGTTTATATGATTACTTATGCAGCATTTACACTAGGCCACGTTCTCCACGATTCCTACAATTTGAGAGAATCGTGAGGAGCGTGGGAGGTCGTGTGACAGAATCGTGGTGGTCTTGAGGGAACTTCGTTGAATCGTTCAGATCGTCATGAACGTGACAAAATTTTTGACAGTCAAAAAGTTTCCCACGATTGTCCCGATCTGAGACCAAACCGTGAAAGCGCGTGAAAGAACGTGGGAATCGTAGTACAGCTGAACTGAGCATAACAGAGCGAAACAGACATTGGTGCACTATCGCAGGGGATCTTGCTGGATTTTGAAACACGATTTCCTCAAGTTTCACTACGATCCACTTCGTGAGAAACCCGCTCTACTACGATTCGTCAAGATGCTTTGAGAAGCGTGAGTAATTTATTCACGCTCTGTTACGATCTGCTGCGGTCGCCGCGTTTGGCTCCCACGATCTGACACGTTAGGTTAAGTCCCCGCACGATTCCGATTTTGCATATGAAAGGGCCCCCACGCTCTCCAAGATTCATTGCCATTTGAGCGCTTCACACGAAAACATCTGACCTTTGAGACCAGCTATAGCCTAGTTTCTTTTATTTGTCTTGTGTTTAAGGACCCAGGTTGTGTTAAGAAGTTGAGAATGGTGCCCCAACTGGTTCCTTCTTTCTGCACTTaacccagtggcggcggaaccggggggctcagcccccccagtgaaaaagttgagggggcaaatgcatgataagcccccccaatatttaccaaggctccgaaacgtgcatctgcccatttttcaatgcatacttgtcgatctgtccgatgcacacgtataatatataggtgtaataattttagtaattgctgggggaccctcggcccgtcccctggctatagaccacattgtcaccccaaccgcgtcttcacgccccgtgaaaagtggaagcagtgagggtgagtaccggtaagcgtaacacaacttcgtcttaggccaatgacttgcctcatttcagccagttctccaacatccccttacttagtggcggagcgtccatatatacagtcagggcggatgcccccccccccctgacggactcaaatggactgctggcgcccttttcagcttttcactactttttacttattcgcgatttttgaccattttattgcgcactcatatacctattgacatttgtcatattctgttggtgtaattttccgacaaaatggcgacgacacctatttattctccgtttatctgcaaattagcatggcccggaaagggtcatttcctgcaatctagggagtatctttactcaaaaaatttcagTACTCTccgtgccaacctgtggtgacgctccgcttagatagtgtccaaagcgcccctacagaccattcttgccccccccccccgaccaatacccctagctccgccactgcccttactacactcaaaaacgtctttgcgagtacactacgagtaatagctactctcttaaaacaccatcgaatatacaaattacaatgtttttacagacttttacgtgcaatctgagaaatttcaggcttgagacccatattttagggctaggtattcgcagcatagagcactcgggaagtgccgtttccggccatctgggggtttgaaaaaaaacaaaattttcttgtacgctccgtgccagccgctggtggcgctccgcttagatagtctccacacattagcccccccaataatttttccgttccgccgcgcctgactTAACCACCGTCTCACCCACCACCTTCTAGGTCTTCTCCTTGGCCTCCTCAGCCTTCCACTCTTTTCCACCCTGCTCCGTTCTGCCTCTTCTTCTTGCCGCTGCCTTCTTTTTTTTAGCGACAATATAAGCATAAACCAGAATTGCCAATTCAATATCTTCTTCATCTCTTGGAAGCATGCTTCCTCATTGTTTCTCTGGAACGAATGAGAGAGTGGCCCGGCCTCCTCTTTATACCCCAATCGGGATTCAAGCGTGGTAATTTTAGTCAAATCGTGTACATAAATCTTAGGAGATCTTTACAGAACTTGATGAACCTGAGGGACCTCAACAGAACATAGCAGAACATGGCAGAACGCGAGAGCTTATCGTGGTGATCGTAAGATAACTTGAGGGAACGTAATGAAAATCGTCGCAGGCCTTGACCGGAAGGCACTGGTTTCCTAGCAAAGCGTTATAAGTCGTAACAAAACGTTTGAAAGGGTCTGAAAGCgtggaaaaagaaagaaaaacattaatatatcgTGGAGCTCCACGCTTTTTGAAAAATCGTGGCGATCGTGGGAATCGTGGTCTAGTGTAAATGCAGCATGAGTACAGGATCGAAGCAACGCTCTAAAGGTTAGATGTAGTGCTATAAGTTCAAGACCTCCTTCTAGCCTAACGTGGGTTGTGAATGGTGAAGATGTAGAGGCATTCAATGTACACAATGTACTATACAAACCAAACAAGGAGGGGATAAACACCACAGACTCACAATCTACATTACATCTACCACCAACTGGAACTCACGTCAAAATTTTATGTCACAAATTTTTGTCactaacttttttctaatagggttgtgaatgagtggtgTGAATGGGATTAAGAATGATTTGGACAAGCACTtgaagcattgtaatcgggtctgagtgtttgttttattttatatgaagacttcagtgtccctcctgatccttttttctactaaactaaactatctCACACAGAACGAAGAACGGCGTTGCACCATTACCGAGGTGGCCTGTAAAATAATCTTTTCTAGCTTTTTCAGACgtgatattaataatgatattattattacttcgCAGAAATACTTCACGATGCTCGAGTACAGACGTTTCCACGATCAACCATGAACCGCAATCATTGAGTCCATCAGCTGAAATGATGACAACTGAATATCACAAAGACGTAACACATGGTTATTTTAGAGATCATGTGGCAGCACCTAACGACATTCCCGAGTATCAGGAGATTGAACAGCCCAATGAAAACTACAACAAGCAGATATACAGAGAGAATCAGATATTACAAAAAGATTTCATCATAACCAAGATAATCAATTACATATGCAAAAATAAGAATATAAACTTTTGTTGTAGCAATTTGATACTATTTCCCAATTGCAATGTGTCATGACATAGCTGATATGTTGAAACCATCTTCAGACAATACAGTTTGCAATAAGATAAACATAAAACTTCCATTCCTTGTCATGCATGTGTCTAAGCTGTGTAAACATGTTCGTTTCAATATAAATCAGCTTAGATATTTGTTAGCTgactgtgttttgtttttggaattGAGGAAAAGAAAGCGTAACTACAGACCATAAAAAACAGAGAAATTACCCCCATAGAAATGAAAGAGCTAACTGAAAACTAAGAAGGAAGGAAGATgaatagaaacaaaaacagaactgTATATATTCTATAAGAGCATGACACTTGTGGAACAATGGATAATTACTGAACACTTCAAcaaaagtcatatatatataaaatatttataaatactcACTAATATAATACTTTTAGTATTGTACATCTGTTTATCGTTAATCTTAGTCactgtttatatttcaatttcattttctatCTAGTTTAGTGACAAAGTTCAGCTCTACATTAATTAGATTCCTCTTTCTTTTGCGTTCTAAATAGAGTACTACCGTATATTGCATTATAATTCAACTTAGGCTGATTCTCATTAATAGGCATCGTTCAATTGTGATTACTTGATCTGATAATAGCTGGCCAAGACACAACATGCCTTGCTGCAGGTATGTAACGTTCGTTATTCAAAAAATCATGCAATGAAATAAAACCACTGTTAACGCAGTACTGATATGACATCTCGACATGACATCTCGACTATTAATCCAACCAAGGATTTATCTCTCAGGAACTAAGTATcctaatttttattttgattgtcAGCAGTATGATATGCTTATTTATTAACTTTTGCCAGTCTAGCAAGCCATTACATGGTATGATTGTGTTAAGAGCTTGGTGCAAATATTATGCATATCAATTTTCCTTATATTTGTGTACAACCATGACTAACGAATCACGGAAATAATGTTCGAACTTGAGGAAATATGTCGCATTCACATTGCATTGGAAAATGAAACCAAGTGAATTTTCAAAACGGCCTTCAACTACTCCTAAATCATCGCGGAACAAGACAATTCACTAACTGTAGATCCCCAAAACAGTTATTTATTCACGGCAGGTAGCTAACGAAGAGGGGGGATTCCGGTAGTCCAAACTCCATCTGGGCTTGACATAAGAAGTCTTTGTTCCAGATTTAGTTCAGTCTTTGCTAGCGCTAGTCGTGGTACCTTGGTAGTGGTTTGATGAGTTGCTGACAGATATCAATTGAAAATAGAGATTTTCTGGCCAACCTTTCGTTTTTCGTCACAAACAAagtatttgtaaacatttacGTCTATATCTACAGCCTTCACAGCCAACGATGACCTCCAACGCTGCGGACTTTTTCCAATCTTTTACGGGGATGTTTACATTTCTGGCTGGTGCGTAACTTAAAGGGACCGTCTATCTAGTTTTAGCTGTTTTCCTCCAGAGCCGAGATGTGCGTGGTACAGCTAAACAATCAACTATTTGAGTTCTTCTATGGAATAAACAATCTGCTTCTTCCGGACCAATACAACTGGCGATGCCCATGGGCTTGATGAAGGTTCAATGATGCCCTGGTCTAGCATTCTTTCTACCTCTTTCTCGGCCTCTTCCTTGCTGTGTATCGGGAGGCGACGCAGGGCCTGTCGAATTGGCCTAGAAGTTCCGGTGTCGATTGCATGTTGGACCAAGTCAGTGCGCCCAAGGTCCCTTTTACATCGAGCAAAGACGTCTGCATTATCGGCCAGAAGTTTTATCACCAATATCGCTTCCGCGTCACCAAGGTAGGCAGAGCTCTGCTCTGCTAGCTTATGCAAATGTTCGTCCAGAGTTGCATATTTCTCCTTGCATTCTACAACGCTTCTCTCCCTGGTCTTACGACGGGcaactgttttttcttcaatgcctttttcTTCTGCAGAAAGACATTCACCCACAGTAGTGCCTTCGTAAAGTGGTAGGGGTCTGCTCGTCGGATTCATTAGTCGTAAACGTATGGTTTCCTTATCGGGGTCCACAATGGCCCTAGCGATCATCTCGGGGTGCTTCTCGAGAAACTTCTCGCTGCACTCCACAATAGCAGATTCTCCTTGCATTTTCCAGTCTGGGACTCGGGCCGTCGCCATCCCTCCGCTCGAGGCAGGAACAACCACCGTCCTGGCTAACACAACTCTGCACCTATCAAGCTTTTCCTCAACGGTACTCTGTTGTAGTCCACCAATGGTCATCTCCCCCTTTCCAGCGGCCATCGTGCAATCGAATCTCTGTAAGAAGTCGTACCCAAGTAGTGCATCAGCGTCTATATCTGCCACCCAAATATCATGCATCGCTTCTAGTTGCCCCACTTTAATCAGGAATCTACCACGTCCCATACTGTGCAGTGGTCTACCGTCCGCTACCGCCAAATTCTCTGCAACGTCGGCAAGGACCTTATCCCTCTTCGCGCACAGTCGCTCAAGGAACTTCGTTTGCATAACAGTGAACTCAGACGCGTTGTCGACAAAGAAATTCACATCGACCCCTTCCAGCTGCCCCTTCGAGTACAAACCACGGGTACCAACGGACCGCACTCTACTCCTAAAAAGTGGTATTGCGGGCTCACCTAGCGGAAAAGTCGGACTCCGCCCTACGAATCCGACTTCTTCTTGTTTTCCGTCTTCTTTACGCCATCCGGTCGGCTCTCGTATTTCTTAGGCATAGGGCAATTCCTTCGGAGATGGCCTGTTTCTCCACAGTTCCAACACTTGATCGATTTTAACCAATGCAATCTTTCGTCATTTCTGCTCTTTGTCTTGTCCTTCTGTGAAAAGGGCGGTCAAATGAGTTCCCCAATTCGGTCGATGGATGGGATCTCCCCTCGGCCTACCATCATTCATCCACATGGTCCGGGGGCTTCTCCACTCTCGCTCTTGGGCAGTTAAGTCCTCTGGAGCTTGGATACTGGACCTATCTGGTTGACGAGTGGAGGGTTGTACAACGGATTGCTGTATCGTGTCTTGCGCCTCTCTTCTCACTTGTGCGGTGGTGGGCTCTTCAGTCAGTAAATTTTGACTCGTCATCTCGTTGTGCCGTCTATATCTATTTCGGTCACGGCTTCCCTCTTCTGCATGAGTCACTGGTCCCTCTTCCAGTAACGGGTCGAACTCAGCCACCTCAGATCGGTGAATATCGGGGAGCGACCATGCACGCTGCTCATTCGTCAAATCATCTGCAAACGGGTTGGTGTCCGACATCTTACTTCGCTCTAACCAAAACGAACACACTGGaatcccaccgctgccaccaaTGTAACGCGCCGTCCTCGGTGGTGTGCGCAAGGAAGAGTGGGAATGCGGGAACACAGGAATGAGGCTGTCGACATGAGATATTAAAGTTTACCCGTTTATTTACGATCTATATACATGTCAAGATGGTGCACAGTGGTCGTGCATTACAGaggcaattattaaatatgaaaccaGGTTTAAACACGTGCTCAGAAGTCGATGAAGTTAAATACAACACAGTACATTACTAATTGCGGGTCTCGGCGCGGAGGGCAGAACGATAGACGTCGGCGCTGAAGATTGGGCTATGGggaacggcggcgcagttggcggaatggtgaacggcggcgcagttgacggaatggtgaacggcggcggAGTTGAACCGAAGGAATGTAGAACCTGGTCTTCTAGGTTATTTTACTCGTCGTCCGATCCGACCTCCTGCGATTGTCCACCGCTGTTTGCGCCAATAGATGACTCGTTCGTCTCCTAACTCATGGTCAGGATCTTTCTCCCCGTCCTAGTCCGGGCAGGGAACCAACCCTCTGGTACGAGCCAGCAGTTGCTTTTAAACAGAAACAACTTCCTATGCCTACAATGTGTGAACCTACACTTAACTCTATTAGAAACATAAACCACGCCCAGTCTACAACCACCAACCAATAAAACACGATAAAATACGACATGCGTGCTGGTTAAGATTTACCCAGACCTAACATTTTTGGCCCCTGGAAAACGTGACCTAGACGTCCTACTCAGTGACCTCCAAAATCGGGCAACATGAGAGAGTTCCCCCTTAACGTTGTTCATAACTCAAGCAAGTGACACcccttataagattttatttaacaAACAATTCCCGTAAAGCGTCTAATATAATGTAAAGAATCAACCCaagttaaaacatttgattggaGAAAATACTTGTTAACGCTAACGACAAACAAGGAGCTTTGACGTGTCATTACATCATCGTATTGTATTATAGCAACAATAGTACCTGCGCATATGCTATATCCTATTGATAGATAGGAAAGTAAACTTCAACTCAAGTAACGGTGATAACAATGTTGTTGTGACTGAGATGAAAGTCTGCTCTTGCTGTTTGCACATATAGTCCTATAACCGCTATTTAAGAAGATTGAGATGCAACACGACAGAGGCCTTGTTGCAAATGACGTAGTGAATAAATGTTTGTGGTAAAAATATGTATCCTTGTTGAGGTTATGAAGGgataaattgtatttcatgACAAACTTAAAGTATGAACGTGTGAGTCATCATACATTACCGAAGGCATCTGGGAGTTACAAAAAATGGAGAttcctttaaaaattaaaacaatataatataatcgAAGAAAAAACAGACTACTTGTAAGTAAAAAACAATGTACTGCAACAGACTGCTCAAATTGCTGCAATACTTTTATATGCCTACGTCTATGATGGTGGCTTGTTCCATATGAACTTCAATATTCTTCAGTAAAGCATTCACATTGTAAAAAAAGATAGAAACAGCATGTCAATTATTTTAAGTGAAATATCTGTTGTTTTAATGCATGATCATTTTATTGAGGGGAGTGGGGTTGTAATATATTTGGAAGAGTTAtctatttcttctttcatgttgatttttattttgcgattatgaatatatttggaCGAATTTAAGAGAAAATTGAAGGGTTGCGGAGGTGCGATTGTGCACGTTTCGCACGTGTACAATACACATACTAATAATATGTGGTAAAGTGATCAGGTAGACCAGGCCGAGCTTACACACCCACTACAGTTAACTGTGGTATAGtattttaaagatgaacgatagtgattttcagcattgacgaaaaaatacgattttattcaagagtattttaGTTGGTTTCCGTTTTACACaggtgaaaattcaagtcaatccgatatTAGGAAAGGCtgaaaaaaattcctaaactcattgattttttaaacaaaaattgggcttttcgcgatatgatgatcacgtgatctacagtgacctgtgacgtcattatgatgataacaaagtgagctcggcgtagtgtacttcagctGTGTGCACtgagtgtgtaagtttagttgcaacctactctatattggactcgacaaacaaaacatcatgtattacttacggtagcgcacactgttACTAAtatttgcacagtgtgaaagtaccgtttgcggacctacgtgaggTTGGGCTAGAATatgattcctcctgaagcccacgaggcatgcatgtgaataaacgcaataggcattgcatgtagtgagaaaattgttagAGCATAGACTAACGGTTTAAGTCTCctgtaaataaatttaaaaatccagggctggaaaaccttgcgaaccgTCCGAACCAGGTTCGCGAGAAATCCGCGATGCTCGCGGGAAATCCAGCACGGCTGGCGAAAATTAAAATCGGACaacaaaaaaaataggaaaaaacgGGAcgaaaattttttaaaaaaaaacacaaaggacCAAAAAAGTACATCTGTAAATAAAAGGAGTAAAATTTCACatgaaaagtttcagaaacataAGGAACATGTTCAGAGAGCGTGCTCGTAATTTTAGCCACAATACcaacgagtaatgatgtgtTCCCAACCCACTTACAATGGCTGTTTCGCAAGCTTCAGGGTATACGTGTCACACGGACACCCACGGCGcagcgcgggaaggttgctgtaataaatcagcctcgcgggaaattttttgaacaatattgccattccacatttgtttatatttgtattgtaagCTGGTTAGCAAACGTTTCTTTCGTATTCTtcgtatttctttctttcgtatGATTCGTAattctttcgtatgaatttgacttcagttcagtgttcccactaaggtgagggattcccttcaactgactcagtatgaacccccgcaaagaaaacatttgtctgctggaaatccccgcatcgtttttttttttgcattcgcgatgagtttatactcaatgtacaacttattcacttgactgtatagagaaaaaaaactgaaaatcaattgtgtaccaattgtgtacggaaagtaagTTAGTAGGCTGCACCTtccaaattttacgaaagatcgagcactttcgaaaaattcacgcaaaactggcatatcgtactaaatgcaactaatgtcatgtaaagaagcctctagtgcatccatttatgaatataccgtaataccacatctggtgttaagcggggggggggggagagaaagtattttctagaatttccaaaaataccgtAAAAATAATATccaccatagttaagtgtatagcaaatagcctaaccacctcggcagttacggatctcacgtaactacaaaatcacatctaattgtattttgcggagttgacgttttctacaagaacatggaaacaatatttagcattgag is from Apostichopus japonicus isolate 1M-3 chromosome 16, ASM3797524v1, whole genome shotgun sequence and encodes:
- the LOC139983807 gene encoding uncharacterized protein, yielding MQTKFLERLCAKRDKVLADVAENLAVADGRPLHSMGRGRFLIKVGQLEAMHDIWVADIDADALLGYDFLQRFDCTMAAGKGEMTIGGLQQSTVEEKLDRCRVVLARTVVVPASSGGMATARVPDWKMQGESAIVECSEKFLEKHPEMIARAIVDPDKETIRLRLMNPTSRPLPLYEGTTVGECLSAEEKGIEEKTVARRKTRERSVVECKEKYATLDEHLHKLAEQSSAYLGDAEAILVIKLLADNADVFARCKRDLGRTDLVQHAIDTGTSRPIRQALRRLPIHSKEEAEKEVERMLDQGIIEPSSSPWASPVVLVRKKQIVYSIEELK